ACATCTCCAAGTTTGCCCGCACGAAACGCCTTCACCCAGTTATTAAGTGTCGTAGACGACAACGACAGCCTCCTGCTTGCCTCAAGCACTGAAAGCCCTCCCTGAACCACCAGCTTTACCGCTTCCTCCCTAAACTCCTTCATGTACTTCCCATACGGTATTCTCTCCATCCAGACACCTCCATTAAGTTATTTTACTTAACTTTTGGTGTCCACTTTTTCCAGCTTACCTCAAACAGCCACTACAGTGCCATCCTTCTTAAGACCAACTGTGAGGGCTTCTCCTGCAGCAACTGCCTTAATATTTGTCCAGCCTGAGACATTCAGTTGACCATAATAACTCGCGCCAACAGCAACTACTGTACCATCTTCTTTAAGACCAACTGTGTGGTTGTGTCCTGCGGCTATGGTAGGATCGGAATCGGTAAGACACGCCTCATTGGCAGAAAAGGCTGGAGAAGCAAGTAAAAATAGCAGGAAAATTGCAAAGTTTAATACTCCAATACTTTTTCCCATTACCCTCTGTAACATATTACCCCCCTTTAGACCTCGATTAATTATTCGGAAAACCTAAGGTTGCAGACATTTAAGCATATACCGCCCTGCTTTTCAAAATATATTTTGTTAATGGTTTGATAAGTTTTATAAATAGAAGGGTCGGTCAGCGGGATAATTAAAAAACCAGATGCGGTTAAGGGAGATTTCTATAATTTTGGGGAAACCTGATTCATGGAATTTATCTTATGGGCAAGACAGCCTGCACCAAATCCATTGTCTATGTTCATCACTGCGATGCCAGGCACACAGGAATTGAGCATTGAAAAAAGCGCAGTAAGCCCTCCAAGACTACTTCCATAGCCAATAGATGTTGGCACTGCTATGATTGGCTTGTCAGTGAGCCCTCCAACCACAGAAGGAAGTGCACCTTCCATGCCTGCAACGACTACTATTACCTTTGCAGAGTCAAAGAGCTGTCTTTTGTCCATCAGCCTGTGAATCCCTGCAACACCTGCATCGTAAATAGTTCTCACGGAACTGCCTAAAAACAATGCGGTCTCTACTGCCTCCTCGGCAACCGGGATGTCCGATGTCCCGGCTGATATAACGAGGACACTTCCAGTTTTATTTTTTTCTCCTCCTACTGATATAACTCCTGAAAGAGGATGAAACCTTGCAGGTTTTATCTTTAATTTAGCATAGATTTCTTTTGATGCCCTTGTTATGAGAAGACTTTTATTCCTTTTGTAAATCGTTTTTGCAATGGCAATGACATCATCGTGGTTTTTGCCCTCTGCGAATACCACTTCAGGGATGCCCTGTCTTAAGTGCCTGTGATGGTCTATCTTTGCATTGCCTATGTTTTCGTATGGAAGATGCCTCAGTTTTTCGAGTGCCTGATTTATGCTCAACGATTTTTTACTCACGGATTCAAGTATGTCTTTCAGCATCCTCTTATACATAAAACTCAGGCTTTAAAGAGCGATTCATGAGCTCATGAACAGCGTCTTTTGGGTCTTTGCCTTCATAAAGCACCTGATAGACCTCCTGAACTATTGGCATCTCTATGTTATAAATCCTTGCAAGGTCATAGGCAGACTTTGTTGTGTCAATGCCCTCTGCAATGCTTTTCGTCCTTGAGATTATGTCATGGAGCTTTTCGCCCTTTGCAAGGTTACAGCCAACCGTGTAGTTTCTCGAAATTGGACCTGTGCATGTAAGGACAAGGTCTCCAAGTCCGCTTAGCCCTGAAAAGGTATTTTCCTTAGCACCCATCATTACACCGAGCCTTGTTATCTCGGCAAGCCCTCTGGTTATAAGTGCAGCCCTCGCATTATATCCAAGCCCAAGGCCGTCCGAGATGCCAGAGGCTATTGCAATTACATTTTTAAGAGCCCCTCCAAGCTCAACTCCAATTACATCGTGATGTGTGTAGACCCTGAATGAGCCTGTCGTAAATAATTCCTGTAAAAGCAATCCGACCCCATAGTCCTCGGATGCCAATGTTACGGCAGTAGGAAGCCTCTTTATCGCTTCCTTTGCAAAGGAAGGACCTGATAGGACAGATACATTTCTACCTGTAAGTTCCTTAAGTATTTGAGATGGTGTAAGGTTTGTTCCTTTCTCGATTCCCTTTGACGCACTTACTATTATGGCATCCTCTGGTATATATGGCAGGGCAGAGGCAAATACAGGACGGATGTGCTGTGTTGGGACCACACACACTATGTATCTTGCATTCCTTAAGACATCGCTTAGCTTTGATGACACCACAACACTTTCAGGCAATACAGCATCAGGCAGATATATGCTGTTTATCCGTGTCCTTTTAATCTCAAAGGCGATGTCCTCCTCGTATACCCATAAAGCAGTGTCATAGTCTTTCTCTGCAAGGAGGATTGTCAGTGTCGTTCCCCAAGAGCCACCACCTATAACTGCTATATAGCTCATATCAGCTCTATTGCCTGTTGAAGCCTTTTCAATGTCTTTTCCTTTCCCACTATTTCTAAGACCTCAAAAATCCCCGGACTCACTGTATTTCCTGTTATAGCCACTCTCACTGGCTGTGCAACTACACCTAATTTTATGCCATACCTTTCAACAAAGGCTATGAAGAGCTTTTCGATTTGCTCTGAAGTAAACTCCTCGAGACCTGAAAGTTCGGACTTAACCTCTTTAAGATATGGAAGGGCATTAGGGGTCAGAAATTTCCCTTTTGCCAAGGCATCTATATCAACATAATCAGAGATATAATATCTAAGGCTATTTGAAAGTTCCCGAAGGGTTCTACACCTCTCTATAAGTGAGTGTATGGCTTTTGAAAGCCACTTCATGTTTATCTCCTCATCTGCCTTAATCAGGCCATCTGCCTTAAGAAACGGTATGACTCTCTCTCCGAGGGTTTCGGTTGGCGTAGCTTTTATATATTCGCTATTTAGCCAAAGAAGCTTTTCAGGGTTAAAGACCGAGGCTGATTTCCCTACTGCCTCAAGAGAGAAATACCTTACAAGCTCATTCCTTGTGAATACCTCATGGTCTCCATAAGACCAGCCGAGCCTTACAAGGTAGTTAACGAGTGCATGAGGAAGATAGCCCATGTCCCTGTAGGCAATGACAGAGGTTGCCCCATGTCTTTTGGAAAGCCTTGTCCTATCAGGTCCCATTATCATTGGAAGATGGGCAAATCTTGGAATGTCATATCCCATGGCATTGTATATGTGAATCTGTTTTGGCGTGTTGTTAAGATGGTCATCTCCACGAATCACATGTGTTATACCCATGTCAACATCATCGGCAACAACAACGAAATTATATGTTGGAGTTCCATCTGAGCGCATGATTATGAGGTCATCGAGCTCAGAGTTCTCGAAAACTATAGTACCCTTTATGAGGTCATGAACAGATGTCTTACCCTCATCAGGCATCTTGAACCTGACAGATGGTGTTATGCCCATTGGAGGGGTCTTCTTTTTCCAGCACCTTCCATCATATCTTGGAGCCCTACCCTCAGAGAGTGCCTGTTTTCTTCTTTGCTCAAGCTCCTCTGAAGAGCAATAGCAATAATAGGCATGACCCTCTCTAATGAGCTTTTCGACATAGCCTCTGTAAATGTCAAACCTGTCTGTTTGTCTGAAGGGACCTTCGTCCCAATCGAGGTCAAGCCATCTCACGCCATCCAGTATGGATTCGATAAACTCCTCGGTTGACCTCGTTTTATCCGTGTCTTCTATTCGAAGGATGAATGTGCCTCCATGATGCCTTGCAAAGAGCCAGTTAAAAAGGGCTGTCCTTGCACCTCCAAGATGTAGATGCCCTGTTGGGCTTGGTGCAAACCTGACCCTTATCTTGTCTTTATCTTTATCAGGCAATTTATCCCCTTTAGAATTTTTTTAGTGTCTAAATATAACAGATTTGAAGCCATAATGCGAATTGCCTCATTTAAAATCTTGATAAAAAGGAATCCTTAGGTATTGGTAAAGGAACTGAGGGAGTAAGAAGGTATCACAGCCGAAGGCTCATAGAGAGGAGGCAGTAGCTGAGATTTAACAAAGGGCAGGCTTTTTCACTTTTCAGATTTTTCGTTCTTGCTTCTGTTTATCTTCTATGGTATCTTTAAACCAGATGAGGGTTTTGTTTTGTGTTCATAATTGATGGTATAATCTGGTTGGACACTATTGTTGAGAAACTTACATGGAAGCATAAGGTGTTTCCCTATGAGGTAGAAGAAGTATTAACAGGCAAGTGCAGAATATTTAAAGAGAAAAGCGGTAATATTGAAGGAGAGAATTTATATAATGCCCTCGGCAGAACAAAAACCGGGCGTTACCTTTCAGTATTCTTTATCAGAAAACTTGACAGAAAGGCATTAATCGTAACTGCAAGGGATATGAATAAAAGGGAGAGAAAAAGATATGAGGAAAAGTAAGTTAAAACCGATGACCATATCTGAGGCAAGCGACTTTTTTGATGAGCACGATATATTTGAGTTTGAGGGTGTGACCGAAGTGTCCGATATTGAGTTTAAGCTACAGAAAAAGGAATATGTCGGCGTGAATATGGAGCTGTATAAAAGGATAAGGAATAGGGCAAAGAAACTCCACACCACCGAGGATTCCTTAATTCAGAAGTGGCTGAAGGAGAAGGTTGGGTAGGCAAAGAAGATACACCTTGAAGTTTTTTGTTTTTCTTCTGAGACAGCGTGAAGTCCCACTTCCATGGCTTTTTCAGAGAAAAGCTAACTACAAGATAAATATATGAAACATTTTAAAAGTTAGTGTCCTTAAAAATGTACCTGTCTGGGTTTTTAGACAATTACCTTATAACCCATTGGAGGGATTTTGGCTACTGCTTTTTTATGCCGAGTG
This DNA window, taken from Nitrospirota bacterium, encodes the following:
- the larB gene encoding nickel pincer cofactor biosynthesis protein LarB produces the protein MYKRMLKDILESVSKKSLSINQALEKLRHLPYENIGNAKIDHHRHLRQGIPEVVFAEGKNHDDVIAIAKTIYKRNKSLLITRASKEIYAKLKIKPARFHPLSGVISVGGEKNKTGSVLVISAGTSDIPVAEEAVETALFLGSSVRTIYDAGVAGIHRLMDKRQLFDSAKVIVVVAGMEGALPSVVGGLTDKPIIAVPTSIGYGSSLGGLTALFSMLNSCVPGIAVMNIDNGFGAGCLAHKINSMNQVSPKL
- the gltX gene encoding glutamate--tRNA ligase; this translates as MRVRFAPSPTGHLHLGGARTALFNWLFARHHGGTFILRIEDTDKTRSTEEFIESILDGVRWLDLDWDEGPFRQTDRFDIYRGYVEKLIREGHAYYCYCSSEELEQRRKQALSEGRAPRYDGRCWKKKTPPMGITPSVRFKMPDEGKTSVHDLIKGTIVFENSELDDLIIMRSDGTPTYNFVVVADDVDMGITHVIRGDDHLNNTPKQIHIYNAMGYDIPRFAHLPMIMGPDRTRLSKRHGATSVIAYRDMGYLPHALVNYLVRLGWSYGDHEVFTRNELVRYFSLEAVGKSASVFNPEKLLWLNSEYIKATPTETLGERVIPFLKADGLIKADEEINMKWLSKAIHSLIERCRTLRELSNSLRYYISDYVDIDALAKGKFLTPNALPYLKEVKSELSGLEEFTSEQIEKLFIAFVERYGIKLGVVAQPVRVAITGNTVSPGIFEVLEIVGKEKTLKRLQQAIELI
- a CDS encoding BrnT family toxin is translated as MFIIDGIIWLDTIVEKLTWKHKVFPYEVEEVLTGKCRIFKEKSGNIEGENLYNALGRTKTGRYLSVFFIRKLDRKALIVTARDMNKRERKRYEEK
- a CDS encoding NAD(P)-dependent glycerol-3-phosphate dehydrogenase, which codes for MSYIAVIGGGSWGTTLTILLAEKDYDTALWVYEEDIAFEIKRTRINSIYLPDAVLPESVVVSSKLSDVLRNARYIVCVVPTQHIRPVFASALPYIPEDAIIVSASKGIEKGTNLTPSQILKELTGRNVSVLSGPSFAKEAIKRLPTAVTLASEDYGVGLLLQELFTTGSFRVYTHHDVIGVELGGALKNVIAIASGISDGLGLGYNARAALITRGLAEITRLGVMMGAKENTFSGLSGLGDLVLTCTGPISRNYTVGCNLAKGEKLHDIISRTKSIAEGIDTTKSAYDLARIYNIEMPIVQEVYQVLYEGKDPKDAVHELMNRSLKPEFYV
- a CDS encoding transposase; protein product: MERIPYGKYMKEFREEAVKLVVQGGLSVLEASRRLSLSSTTLNNWVKAFRAGKLGDV